In Hippoglossus stenolepis isolate QCI-W04-F060 chromosome 13, HSTE1.2, whole genome shotgun sequence, a single genomic region encodes these proteins:
- the LOC118120092 gene encoding olfactory receptor 5F1-like has product MMDNVSVITIFYLSGLSETMNYRSVLFSLTLVCYCVILLVNITLIVTIILDKNLHEPMYILLCAFCMNGLYGSTGFFPKFLWDLLSPVHVISYSGCFLQVQVLYSFAGIDLSFLAVMAYDRYVAICRPLQYHTIMSKQRLIKLVCFSWFIPFCLMVINICLTSRLKLCSPYIARLFCVNWIIVTLACFPAETMVNSIFAYITIIVYVSHGVFIVWSYVKLIRTCVNSVEKRAKFMQTCVPHLLSLITLLLTLFFDFMNLRFGSKYLPQHLKNFAEIEFLVIPPVMNPLIYGFKLTKIRKRFLNVFTFKTS; this is encoded by the coding sequence ATGATGGATAATGTCTCTGTGATAACAATATTCTATCTTTCAGGTTTAAGTGAAACAATGAACTACAGGtctgttctcttctctctcactttggTTTGTTACTGTGTCATTTTGCTGGTAAATATAACTCTTATTGTGACCATCATCTTGGATAAAAACCTCCATGAACCAATGTATATTCTGCTGTGTGCATTTTGCATGAATGGACTTTATGGCTCAACAGGTTTCTTCCCCAAATTTCTGTGGGATCTGCTCTCTCCTGTTCATGTCATCTCTTATTCTGGATGTTTTCTTCAGGTTCAAGTACTCTACTCATTTGCAGGCATTGACCTCTCTTTTCTTGCAGTAATGGCATATGACAGATATGTGGCTATATGTCGACCACTGCAGTATCACACTATCATGTCAAAGCAAAGACTCATAAAGTTAGTGTGTTTCTCCTGGTTTATACCTTTTTGCCTCATGGTCATAAATATTTGTCTAACATCAAGACTGAAGTTATGCAGCCCGTATATTGCCAGACTCTTCTGTGTGAATTGGATTATTGTAACACTTGCTTGTTTCCCAGCTGAAACTATGGTTAACAGCATATTTGCATATATTACAATAATCGTGTATGTATCTCATGGTGTATTTATAGTTTGGTCCTACGTAAAACTCATTAGAACATGTGTAAATTCTGTAGAAAAAAGAGCAAAGTTCATGCAAACATGTGTGCCACATTTACTATCTTTGATCACTTTACTATTGACTTTATTTTTTGACTTTATGAATTTGCGATTTGGTTCGAAATATTTACCCCAGCACCTTAAAAACTTTGCTGAAATAGAATTTCTTGTCATACCTCCCGTTATGAATCCTCTCATTTATGGTTTCAAATTGACCAAAATTCGAAAGAGATTTCtgaatgtttttacttttaaaaccaGTTAA